Proteins from one Coffea arabica cultivar ET-39 chromosome 8c, Coffea Arabica ET-39 HiFi, whole genome shotgun sequence genomic window:
- the LOC113705336 gene encoding transcription factor MYB41-like: MVRPPEKGVKKGPWSIEEDQRLVEYIEKHGQGNWQTLPKQAGLNRCGKSCRLRWTNYLRPGIKRGGFSAEEEAAIIALHKQLGNKWSRIAAHLPRRTDNEIKNFWNTHLKKKLLRRGIDPTTHKPVPDFSLLNLSQAQLLSVSDLYNFINPLDAALNLQANANDLIKFQLLKNMMQAINPNPLPYIQGNTNLADLIQLNRLFDGTNTDFTVDPLQAQSMNTSFCNISPLLNQQQTSTSHSLPCLDGQITPGPILDDGFNVSSSNMYNSEYSLPSLVSVTPESSIINPFESFKHGSIPAEAPEQSNVFDDWNSLVNDEASSLFWKDVLG, from the exons ATGGTGAGGCCTCCAGAAAAAGGTGTAAAGAAAGGGCCATGGTCGATTGAGGAAGACCAAAGGTTGGTTGAATATATTGAAAAGCATGGCCAGGGAAACTGGCAGACTCTTCCCAAGCAAGCAGGCTTGAACAGGTGCGGCAAGAGTTGCAGGCTAAGATGGACGAATTATCTGAGGCCTGGTATTAAGAGAGGAGGCTTCTCGGCTGAAGAAGAAGCAGCTATCATAGCCCTCCATAAGCAACTGGGAAACAA GTGGTCAAGAATTGCAGCTCACCTTCCTAGACGAACTGACAACGAAATCAAGAATTTTTGGAACACGCATTTGAAGAAGAAGCTGCTAAGGAGGGGCATTGACCCGACAACTCACAAGCCAGTTCCTGATTTTAGTCTTCTTAATCTTTCTCAGGCTCAGCTCTTATCAGTTTCTGATCTGTACAATTTCATCAATCCTTTGGATGCTGCTCTTAACTTACAGGCAAATGCTAATGACTTGATCAAGTTCCAACTCCTCAAAAACATGATGCAAGCTATAAATCCCAATCCTCTTCCATATATTCAGGGAAACACCAACTTGGCAGATCTTATCCAACTTAACCGGCTTTTTGACGGCACAAACACCGACTTCACCGTTGACCCCTTGCAAGCACAGTCCATGAATACAAGTTTCTGCAATATTTCTCCACTGCTCAATCAACAACAGACTTCCACTTCACATTCTTTGCCATGCTTAGATGGTCAAATCACTCCAGGTCCCATTCTTGATGACGGATTTAATGTCTCCAGCAGCAACATGTATAACTCGGAATATTCTCTCCCGTCATTAGTTTCAGTGACACCTGAGAGTTCCATCATCAACCCGTTTGAAAGCTTCAAACACGGTTCTATACCCGCAGAAGCACCTGAGCAGTCCAATGTCTTCGATGATTGGAATAGTCTCGTGAACGATGAAGCCAGCAGTTTATTCTGGAAAGACGTTTTAGGATGA
- the LOC113705335 gene encoding inositol-tetrakisphosphate 1-kinase 1 — translation MEEPKRFAVGYALAPKKQASFIQGSLVQLACERGIDLVQIDLQRHLVDQGPFDCVLHKLYSDDWKRQLKEFEEKSPSALIIDQPEAIERLHNRISMLQVVAELEMDPSKIAGAETASFGIPKQTVIYDFGSVSEVNVEKEGLKFPVIAKPLVADGSAKSHKMLLVYNHDGLNKLKPPIVLQEFINHGGVIFKVYVVGEYVKCVKRKSLPDISEENLRSLEGSLSFCQVSNVGAHEINPDKYYKLMHLESAELPPMSLINEIAKGLRRATKLHLFNFDVIRDAKVGNRYLVVDINYFPGYAKMPNYETVLVDFFWKLLTNDDKDFDVTKLATCEIGTRNAMVGHHHFGEDEGMIPASPLKREGKEHSLQV, via the coding sequence ATGGAGGAGCCGAAAAGGTTCGCTGTCGGCTATGCGTTGGCGCCGAAGAAGCAAGCGAGCTTCATACAAGGCTCGCTTGTGCAACTCGCGTGCGAAAGAGGCATCGATTTGGTACAAATCGACCTCCAACGGCATCTGGTAGATCAAGGACCGTTTGATTGCGTGCTCCATAAGTTGTATAGTGATGATTGGAAGCGGCAATTGAAGGAGTTTGAGGAGAAAAGCCCTAGCGCTTTGATTATTGACCAGCCGGAAGCAATTGAGCGGCTCCATAACCGGATTTCGATGCTCCAGGTGGTGGCGGAGCTCGAAATGGACCCGTCTAAAATAGCAGGGGCGGAGACGGCTTCGTTCGGGATTCCAAAGCAGACTGTGATTTATGATTTTGGTTCGGTCTCGGAGGTGAATGTGGAAAAGGAAGGTCTGAAATTTCCTGTCATTGCCAAGCCGTTAGTTGCCGATGGCAGCGCGAAATCGCATAAGATGCTTTTGGTTTATAACCATGACGGGCTGAATAAGCTCAAGCCACCGATTGTGTTGCAGGAGTTTATAAATCATGGTGGGGTGATTTTCAAGGTCTACGTGGTTGGCGAGTATGTGAAGTGTGTGAAGAGGAAGTCTCTGCCTGACATCAGTGAGGAGAATTTGAGGAGCTTGGAGGGGTCCTTATCATTCTGTCAGGTATCTAACGTAGGTGCTCATGAGATAAATCCTGACAAATATTATAAACTGATGCATTTGGAGAGTGCAGAGTTGCCCCCAATGAGCTTGATAAATGAGATAGCCAAGGGTTTGAGGAGGGCAACTAAGCTGCATTTATTCAATTTTGATGTTATTAGGGACGCCAAAGTCGGAAATAGGTATCTTGTTGTTGACATTAATTACTTTCCTGGTTATGCTAAGATGCCCAATTATGAGACTGTCTTAGTGGATTTTTTCTGGAAACTTTTGACCAATGATGATAAGGATTTTGATGTTACAAAGTTGGCTACCTGTGAAATTGGCACGAGGAATGCCATGGTAGGTCATCATCATTTTGGGGAGGATGAGGGCATGATTCCGGCTTCTCCTCTTAAACGGGAAGGAAAGGAACATTCCCTTCAAGTCTGA